From a region of the Pongo pygmaeus isolate AG05252 chromosome 5, NHGRI_mPonPyg2-v2.0_pri, whole genome shotgun sequence genome:
- the SMIM29 gene encoding small integral membrane protein 29 isoform X2: MSNTTVPSAPQANSDSMVGYVLGPFFLITLVGVVVAVVMYVQKKKRYDPAEELHEAEQELLSDMGDPKVVHGWQSGYQHKRMPLLDVKT; this comes from the exons ATGAGTaacaccactgtgcccagtgccCCCCAGGCCAACAGCGACTCCATGGTGGGCTATGTGTTGGGGCCCTTCTTCCTCATCACCCTGGTCggggtggtggtggctgtg GTAATGTATGTACAGAAGAAAAAGCG CTATGACCCAGCTGAGGAACTGCATGAGGCTGAGCAGGAGCTGCTCTCTGACATGGGAGACCCCAAG GTGGTACATGGCTGGCAGAGTGGCTACCAGCACAAGCGGATGCCGCTGCTGGATGTCAAGACGTGA
- the SMIM29 gene encoding small integral membrane protein 29 isoform X3, with translation MSNTTVPSAPQANSDSMVMYVQKKKRVDRLRHHLLPMYSYDPAEELHEAEQELLSDMGDPKVVHGWQSGYQHKRMPLLDVKT, from the exons ATGAGTaacaccactgtgcccagtgccCCCCAGGCCAACAGCGACTCCATG GTAATGTATGTACAGAAGAAAAAGCG GGTGGACAGGCTGCGCCATCACCTGCTCCCCATGTACAGCTATGACCCAGCTGAGGAACTGCATGAGGCTGAGCAGGAGCTGCTCTCTGACATGGGAGACCCCAAG GTGGTACATGGCTGGCAGAGTGGCTACCAGCACAAGCGGATGCCGCTGCTGGATGTCAAGACGTGA
- the SMIM29 gene encoding small integral membrane protein 29 isoform X1, producing the protein MSNTTVPSAPQANSDSMVGYVLGPFFLITLVGVVVAVVMYVQKKKRVDRLRHHLLPMYSYDPAEELHEAEQELLSDMGDPKVVHGWQSGYQHKRMPLLDVKT; encoded by the exons ATGAGTaacaccactgtgcccagtgccCCCCAGGCCAACAGCGACTCCATGGTGGGCTATGTGTTGGGGCCCTTCTTCCTCATCACCCTGGTCggggtggtggtggctgtg GTAATGTATGTACAGAAGAAAAAGCG GGTGGACAGGCTGCGCCATCACCTGCTCCCCATGTACAGCTATGACCCAGCTGAGGAACTGCATGAGGCTGAGCAGGAGCTGCTCTCTGACATGGGAGACCCCAAG GTGGTACATGGCTGGCAGAGTGGCTACCAGCACAAGCGGATGCCGCTGCTGGATGTCAAGACGTGA